TGTGGGCGTTCTCGATCATGACCACGGCCGCATCGACCATCGCGCCGATCGCGATGGCGATGCCGCCCAGCGACATGATGTTGGCGTTGACGCCCTGGTAGCGCATCACGACGAAGGCGGCGAGCACGCCCAAGGGCAGCGTCAGGATCGCGACCAGCGCCGAGCGGACATGCCAGAGGAACAGGCCGCAGACCAGGGCGACGACGATGAACTCCTCGACCAGCTTGTGGGTGAGGTTCTCGACCGCGCGATCGATCAGTTGCGAGCGATCATAGACCGTCACCACCTCGACGCCGGGCGGCAGGCTCTTCCTGAGATCGGCGAGCTTGTCCTTGACCGCCGCGATGGTCTCGCGGGCATTCTTGCCCGAACGCAGGATCACGACGCCGCCGGCGACCTCACCCTGGCCGTTCAGTTCGCCGATGCCGCGTCGCATTTCGGGACCGACCTGGATCGTGGCGACGTCACCGAGACGGACCGGCACGCCACCGGCCGCCGTCTTCAGCGGGATCGCGCCGAAATTGTCGAGCGTCTTCAGATAGCCCGAGGCGCGAACCATATATTCGGCTTCGGCCAGCTCGAGCACCGAGCCGCCCGCTTCCTGATTGGCCTGCCGGATCGCCTCGACCGCCTGGGCGTGGGTCACCCCGTAGGCGGCGAGCTTCACCGGATCGAGCAGTATCTGATACTGCCTGACCATGCCGCCGATGCTGGCGACCTCGGCGACGCCGGTCACGGTCTTGAGTTCATAGCGCAGGAACCAGTCCTGCAGCCCGCGCAGCTGCGACAGGTCATGCCGGCCGGTGCGGTCGACCAGCGCATATTCATAGACCCAGCCAACCCCGGTCGCGTCGGGACCGAGCGCGCTGCGGGCGTTCGCCGGCAGGCGCCCCTGCACCTGGTTCAGATATTCGAGCACGCGGCTGCGCGCCCAATAGAGATCGGTGCCATCCTCGAAGATCACATAGACGAAGCTGTCGCCGAAGAAGCTGTAGCCCCGCACGGTCTTTGCCCCGGGCACCGACAACATGGTGGTGGTGAGCGGATAGGTGACCTGGCTCTCGACGATCTGCGGCGCCTGGCCGGGATAGCTGGTGCGGATCACGACCTGCACGTCCGAGAGATCGGGGAGGGCATCGATCGGGGTCGAGCGCACCGCCCACAGGCCCGCGCCGATCAGCGCCAGCATCCCGATCAGAACGAAGAAGCGGTTCCTGACCGACCAGCGGATGAGATGGGCGATCATCGGCCCGCCACCTTCGCCATATGCCGCAGCGTCGGTCCCGCCGGGGGCCGGTCGAACCCGAACCGAACCCGGTCACCCGCCTTGAAGCCGCGCGCGATGCCCGGATCGGCGAGTGCGAAGGTCATCGTCATCGCTGGCCAGTCGAGCGCGGGGACCGGCTCGTGGCTGAGCGTCACCGAATTGGCCGTGATCCGCTCGATCTTGCCCGTCGTCTCGTACAGCGTGGCTTTCGACGCCGGCGCGGCGAGGGTCGCCGATGCCGCACCGCCGCCGATCGGCCGCGCCTCGATGCCCGACAGGCTCGCCTCGGAATCGATCAGGAACTGCCCCGAGGCGACGACGTTCTCGCCGGGCGACAGGCCGGCAAGGATCTCGGTCTCGCCGCCCGCCTCGCGGCCGATACGGACCTCGGCGGGATGATAGCGCCCGTCGCCTGCGGCGAGCATGACGAGCGTGCGCTTGCCCGTGCGGATCACCGCCTCGCTCGGCACCAGCAGCGCCGGCTTGGCATCGCCGCCAAGCGCGACGGTGGCGAACATGCCCGGCCGCAACCGGCCGTCGCGGTTGGGCAGCGCGATCCGCACGGTGAGCGTGCGGCTGTCGGCCTGCGTGGTCGGCAGGATCGCGATCACCCGGCCGGCGAAGCGCTCGCCGGGGAAGCTCGCCAGCGTGGCGCTGGCATTCTGGCCGACGCGGACATCGCCCGCGCGCGCTTCGGGCACCGCGGCGTTGAGCCAGACGGTGCCGAGCCCGCTCACCTGGGCGAGCGTCTGGCCCATGGCGAGCGTCACGCCGGCACGGGCGTCGAGCGTCTGGATGGTGCCCGAGATCGGCGTCGTGATCGTCACCACGCCGTTCGGTCGACCGCTCCGCTCGACGCTGGCGATGAGGCCGTCGGACATGCCCATCAGCCGCAGCCGCTGGCGCGCGGCCGCGGTGAGATCGGGCTTGCCGAGCCGCCTGACGCTCAGATATTCGGTCTGCGCGCCGCCCCATTCGGGCAGGAGCAGGTCCGCGATCGGCGCGCCGGCGCGGACCACGTCCCCGGGCGCTCGCGCATAGACGCGGCTCACGAACCCGCCCGAACGCGCCTGGATGACGGCGACGTCGCGCTGGTTGAAGTCGATCGTGCCGGTGACCTCGAGGGCCGAGGCAAGGCTGCCCATCTTCGCCGCGACGACCCGCAATCCCAGGCTCTGCCGCGCGGCGGGATCGACGGCGACCGTGGGGGCCGCGCCGGCGCTTCCTCCGTCCGCGTATCGCGGCACGAGCTGCATATCCATGAAGGGCGACTTGCCGGGCTTGTCGAACTTCTGGTTGGGGAACATCGGATCGTACCAGTAAAGGACTTTGCCTGCCCCGGCGGGCGTGGTCGCCTCCGATTGCGGTGCCTGGCGATGGCCTGCCCAATAGCCTGTGCCGCCGGCCAGCAGCGCGACAGCCAGGATCGATGCGCCCCAGCGCAGTGCGGATTTATCGAGCGTCATGGCCGCTCCTCCCCATAGGTGATGGTGATGCGGACCGCGTCGCGCGCGACGTCGGCTTCGCGGTTGAGCGCCTCGACCTCGGCCTCCGCGAGCCCGAGCGTCGTGAGCAGCGCGGCGCCAAGGTCGAGCTTGCCGGCGCCATAGCTGTCGCGGTCGAGCTCGGCGCGGTGCCTGGCGAGGGGCACCAGCGTCTCGCGGGCATTGCGCAACCGGGAGAGATGCATGGCATGATCGGCAAGGTCGGCGTCGAGCTGCGCCACCAGTTCGCGGCGGATCGCCTCGCGGTCGAACCGCCCCCCTTGCACGAGGCTCTCGCTGGCAGCGATCCTGGGATTCTGGCGCTTGCCGGCGAACAGCGGCAGGTCGATCGACACGCCGACCGAGGCCATGTCGCCGTACATGGAATCGCGCCGGCCATAGGTGACGCCGACCTTCCAGTCGGGGCGCTTGTCGGCGCGCGCGAGG
The window above is part of the Sphingomonas sp. JUb134 genome. Proteins encoded here:
- a CDS encoding efflux RND transporter periplasmic adaptor subunit, with translation MTLDKSALRWGASILAVALLAGGTGYWAGHRQAPQSEATTPAGAGKVLYWYDPMFPNQKFDKPGKSPFMDMQLVPRYADGGSAGAAPTVAVDPAARQSLGLRVVAAKMGSLASALEVTGTIDFNQRDVAVIQARSGGFVSRVYARAPGDVVRAGAPIADLLLPEWGGAQTEYLSVRRLGKPDLTAAARQRLRLMGMSDGLIASVERSGRPNGVVTITTPISGTIQTLDARAGVTLAMGQTLAQVSGLGTVWLNAAVPEARAGDVRVGQNASATLASFPGERFAGRVIAILPTTQADSRTLTVRIALPNRDGRLRPGMFATVALGGDAKPALLVPSEAVIRTGKRTLVMLAAGDGRYHPAEVRIGREAGGETEILAGLSPGENVVASGQFLIDSEASLSGIEARPIGGGAASATLAAPASKATLYETTGKIERITANSVTLSHEPVPALDWPAMTMTFALADPGIARGFKAGDRVRFGFDRPPAGPTLRHMAKVAGR